Within Fusibacter sp. A1, the genomic segment GTTAAATTCTACCGCATCCTCGTTGGTCTGACTGATCGCGATTTCTTTAAAACTATTGACTAGGTCAGAAGCCCTGCTTAAGTTGGTTTCGATAATCTGGACGCTCTCCTGCATGGTTTCGATATACCTGTTAAATGATTGCTTGGTCAACTTGCCGCTAGTTAGCGATTCCATCGTGCTGTCATTGGTATAGCCCATAAACGAGGTAGCGGTAATCGCCACACCAAGGGGAGTATTGATTTCATGGGAGATTCCAGATACCAAGCTGCCTAAAGAAGCCATTTTTTCACGGTCCATCAGCTCTTTCATCGTTTCTTCCAGTGCGAGTGTTTTTTCTTCAATCGCCTTTTCAAGCCTCAGTCTCTCGTTTAAATGCAGTTCCGATAGTTCTGTCTGTGCGTTTACTAAGTCTGTAATATCGTTATTGGTTCCAATAATCAGCCTTATCTCATTGTCATCGTCACAAAGTGGTATCAAGGTCACATTCAGGATTCTTGTGATATTGCTCTGAGTAGCGAATTTCATGACATAGGTTACCAGCTGATTGGTCGCAACCACCTTTTCAAACGCACTTGTAGCATCTTCAATATTCGTTTGCGTAGAAAACAGGTCACTGAAGTGCTTTCCGACAATCTGATCACTTTTAAGTGCGGATACCGTTTTAAACTTTTTATTTACGGCAACAAAATTGCCGTTTTTGTCGAGACTGTAAATCATATCTTCTGAATTTTCGATAAGCATCCGGTACTTTTCTTCTGATATCTCCAAGTTCTCAAAGGACTTTTTCAAGTGGCTCGCCATATTGTTGAACGCATCTACCAGCTCATATGTTTCATAGAGTGGTATGCGCCCAGATTCCAGTTCAATATCCCAATTTCCTTCAGACATCTTAAGCGCCGCATCCGCTCCTTTCAATATGGGGGCAGTCACTAGGCTTAAGAACCACATGCCAATAAACACCAAAAGCAAGATAAATGCCGAAACGACCAAGAGCGTGACAAGCTGCCTATTTTGAACGGTTCCCATAATATCCGATTCGGGAACAGCAATATTTATCCGCCAATCCAGCCCGATTTCCGGTGCGATTTCCGATGTCATCATGTAGTAATAATCGCCATCCAAACGAACTCGGTTGATACTGCCTGAAACGACCGCATCGTTACTCAGATAACCGGCACTCTTCTTAATTAAAGGATCTTCACTTTGCTTCGCATCGATAGCGTCCGCAGTCTGAGCTTCCAGATCAATCATAAGAAAAGGACTTTCCGATGACTGAGATATGATTTGTCCTTTGTCGTTAACGATGTAAATCACACCTGTTCCTTTTGTCTTATCTTCTTTTAAGAAACTTGTGATACCAGTCAGCTTTATATCAAACTCGGCGACACCGATTAGCTCACCTTTATCCGATAGGATTGGATTGATAGAAGAAATCGTAGTTTCCGCCTTCTCATCTGCATTGATATAGATTTGAGACCATGTAAGTTCTTTTGTCTCAACAGCTGGTGTGTACCAAGGCCTTATCGTCGGATCATAGCCTTCATAACTTGCTAAAAGCTCAGTATCCATCGTCTCTCCAGCATAAATATCTAGCATATAGTCCGTTCGAATATCTTTTAACATTAGACTTTTGGTCATATCCTCATTGACCCGAACCCCGATATAGTTTTTTCTTTCATCTCCAAAACTGATAACAGATACCTGAGGGAATTTGTCGTACATTTTCTCATAAAACTCCAAATAGACGGACTGAATTCTTTCATAGTCGTCATTTTCCATCTGGATGGCATCCTTTATTCTCAGCCCCACCACTTCATTCATCTGATGGGGTTCAATCATAAATGCCTTTAGTCGTTCATCTGTGTTTTCTTTTAATAATTGAACAATTCTAGTCCCTTGTTCTTCCGCTAAAAAATCATAATCCGATTTCCAGGTGATTACTAAAGTAAGAAGGGTTGCCAGCATAATGAACATCAATGGTATAAGAACGGCGGTTTTCAACTTAATCAATTTTGGCATTTCTTTCTCCCCTCTACACTCTTCAATTCCTCTGTTTACATAATACCATTTATATATCGAATTATTCGGAAAATACAGAAAAAAACCATCTGATTGTATCGCGCGAACGCTATTAAAAATGACCGCTCCTAGGATCGGTCATTTCTTTTTTTTAGCTTTACCCTATCTGCTTTCATCCTCAAATTTATCTGCAAGCTTCACATATTTATCATATCTCTCATGACCGGTTTTCAAAGCGGAGATACAGGTATTATAGATTTCATCCTGATGTTCAACAATTAAGTCGAATACCGTACATCCATGCTTATAAACAAATTCCCGCCTGAGAACCTCAATAATTTTGTCTAGTGACAACCCTTTTCGGTAAGGTCGTCTTTCTGCAAGAGCAGTGAACACATCCGCATAAGATAAGATATCCATTTCTATCGTTATCTCACCCTTTGTGTAATTATCGGGATACCCCTTACCCTGGTGATTTTCGTGGTGATGCGATGCCCATTCCGCAATCTCGTTTAACTCTTTTGGCATAAAAAGAATCTTATTGGTGTAGTAGGCATGTTCTTGAATATGTTTTTGTTCCTCTGTTGTCAGCGGACCTTCTTTTTCTAAAATTTCAGTGCTGATACCTATTTTACCTATATCATGCAATAAGCCTGCTATTTGGATCTTCTCGCATGTGGATTCATCTTTTCCACTTAGTTGCGCTATTTTAAATGCGACTTGACTGACTCCATAGGAGTGCGCACTTGTGAACTCGCTGCGGCAGTCGATGATCTTAGAGATCGTAAATGCCAGTTGAGACAAGACGCTTGTGTTCATCTCAAAGGATAAGAGTTCAGGATCCAATTTTTCAAGCACCTCACGCATAGAGGTGTTATCGATATCCAGCCAAAAACGGTCTGGTTTGGACGCCTCCATAAAGGCCTTATAAACTTCAGGGTGAAACAGGTCCTTGGACCGTTTTGTAATTTCTTCTCTTACTTTCATCGTTTGAAGCAAGACCGGCTTGGACTGATCGATTGCAATATCCACCCGGTCCGCTAAATGAAGCACATATGCTTCAATCGGAACAGGTCCAATTTCCTTATGGAATCGACCGTCATCGCTGTATGCCCAGTGGTGGTAGAAGATTATTCTCGCAAGAGGCTTAAAGGGATCAAAGGACTCCAGCATGTATGATCCCAATCTCGCATGCGGGTGTGGGTTTTCTATGTCTATCTGAATCAATTTGTCACGTTCACTGATTTTTAGCGCACCGATATCATGAAGCGATGCTGCCAGGACTACCCTATTTAGCTGTTCAGTCGACAACTTCATCTTCCGTCCGATATGCCACGAGATGATTGCGACACGACGGTGATGATTCTTCAGCAAAAAATTGAAGAGATCGATGGACTGGATAAATGAATAGATTAAGTCTTTCGCCCTTGTACTCATAAGCCCTCATTTCCTAAATTGATCCTGTTATTTATGGTTATATCGTTTGATACCCAGATATATACGATTCACCCTTGACAATTTCATTATTTAAGGTGTATTCAACTACAAAAAAACCGCTACCCAAAATATCACTTTCGCATTTTGATGTAGCGGCTAGTTACTAAGTATTAATGACTGCTAATATAATTTTGCGCATTTTTCGTCTGTTCGTCGTTCAATCCTTTTTCAAGAGCAAGTTCAAAATATACTTTTGCCTGCTCCACGTTTTGCACCGAATAACTGCTGTAGCAAAGAGCAATTCCGTAATAACCGGTCGCAGCATCCGGAGTCAGTTCGTTTAACGAAGTAAACGCCTCGATCGCCTTGGTGTAGTCGGTGTTCGAGTAATAGGTCCACGCCAGACCACCTAAAGTGGCAGAATCATTTTTATCAAAAGTTCGTGCCTTTTCGTAATATCCTATCGCACGGGCATAGTTCTTATCCACCACATTGTGGATATACGCCAAGTTCTTGATTGCGGTAATCTGATTGGAATCAAGATCTAAAACCTTTTCGTAAGTCTGCTTTGCCGCCGTGTAATTTTTAGAATTGAAGTCGCTGTTGGCAGATGCCAGAACGTCTTCGACAAGCTCGATCTTAAGCGATACCGTTTTCGTGGTCGCATCCCACCCCACTTCACCGCCAAACAGATCGGTGATCACGCGAACCGGTACAAAGGATCTACCAAGGCGCTTTGTCACCGGCATATCCATGATGGTGATCTCACCGTTCACGTCAAGCTCGTTACTGCCCATTTTCATTTTAATGACTGTACCGTAACGGGTAAGGGTAATCGATGATGTCGCTGGGTCCCATCCCACCTGGGCGCCTAAGGCCTCGGCGATTCCTCTAAGTGGGACTACCGTTCTGTTTACCGACTTTTCAACAAATGGCTCCGCATCGAAAAACAACGGCGCATCGTTGAGCATGATCGTGATCAATGGCTGTTTCAGTTGGCTGACAACCACCGCATTGCTGATATTGCGGCCAGGCCCTGCGACATAGCTTCCACTTGCATAAAGCGCGCTTGATCCACCGCCATCAAGGTTGATGGCATCGACCATGCCAAGCGCCTTTGCAATTTCCGCAGCTTCCAGCACTGTAACATTCGACAGCACCGCCATGCCTACCACACCGTCCTGCCGTACACCGATGATACTTCTGCCGGCTTTGTTTTCAGTGATCTTCGTCTCGGTGAATCCTTCTGATTTCGCATCAGCGATGATTACTCCGTCTTTAACAAGAATAGGACCGGCTCCGACGCCCGTTCTAACCGTCTCAAAATAGGAGTTAAGTAGTTCCTTGTCGCTATTTTCATATCTGATTCTATAATCCGCAGTGTAGCCCAACTTAAACACATCCAGCACATTTTGGTTTTTCGTCAAAACCAAAAATCCTTCACTTGGAATATCGAAAGCCCCTACACTAATGACTGTAACAATTCCCTTTTCAACTTTCACAGCGGTAAAATCGTGAGTTGGTTTTGGACCGTCATAGTCCTTATCAAATAGCATCACCGTATCGGCGCTTCCGTAATAATGGTTGATGTTCCAGGCATACCAGTTGAAAGGCCACAACCACTGGTCTTGCGTACTGCCTTCAATAAACATTCTGCCGTCGATCACATCCGCATGATTCGATCCGTCAACCGTGAACATCGAGCCTTTATTTGAGATATGCTCTACAACACCATCGCTAAGGATTGTACCTTCCGCCTGCATATCGGTGTATGCGCTAAAAAAAGTCCCGTTGATACCGGCTAAGGCGGTCTCCTGCTCGCTGTTGACCGAATCCACTATCTCTTTTAAAGGAGCGGTCTGACCGATCTTATCTTTCGCCGCGACCGAATTGATTCGAACACTCTTATCCGTTAAATCAGCCCAGACTACAGTCACGGTCTTCGTAACACCATCCACTACGATCGTTTCGGTTTTCTTTTCCACCGGCTTGCTCATCCCAGAATCCGCAAATGCCAGATTACCGAATACCAGCACTACACATAAAATTAATCCTACAGCTTTTTTCATCAAACCCTCCAAAAAATATAAATACACCTAACACATATTTACTAAGTATATCGTATATATTAGGTCTAATTTATTAAAAAACTATGATTTAAGTATGAATGTTCTTGTTTACTTCAAGTTGATGACGCCAAAAATCTCAAGTAGGCCGGCAACCGTGATCGCGCTACCTATTACAAGGTATATCACCGTTGTGATCCCATCCCCCATCAACTTTCGCATCCTCTTTGCTTTTCTGCTCTCCCAATAAAACGACGGTTTAATCACTGTGCAAATCAATGCAAACAGGCCAGCAGCTAAGATTATGAATCCCATAACTCGATCTCCTTTTTTTGATCATCATGAGCGGATTGCTTTCTTACTATTATATCATTTTCTAGCAAGTGCCACCACAATCTTATCTTTCTTGATTCTTCAACCAGTTCATAAACGGTTTGGTCTCTTTCTTCATACGTAACCTTGCAAGCACCAGTTTTAGTGCGACTCCAAGTCTCTTGATCGGATTCTTCTCTCCATAAAGATTGCCGATTGTGTTCTCTTTGCCATCCATGATATTCCACGAAAGCAGTGGTTCTACCGGTGGACAGCCTGGTGTCGCGTAGGCTGTACCACCTTCTGCTTCAATTGTAGCTTTTAATCCCATTGCGCACCGTCCCATCAGGTGAACGGGTTGATCCAGATCCACGCCTTCTGGAATCTTGCGCCCCTTGTAGCTTCCAACAATTACCTGAGTTCCGGCACACTTCTCATAATACCCTAATGACTTCATCCTCACAAGATTGAATGATGTAAGTCCCTGACAAGTCGAACAGGCCATGCCGACATGTACGTCATACTCCGGAAAAGCTTCGAAGCCTTCAAGGTATGGCATCCACAGCTTCTTCTTCACATCCTTTATGGGTGTGCCTAAAATTTCGATTTCCTCTTCCTTGTACACACCTAAGCCTCTTTTGGCAACAGCACCAAAATAGTCGATTTTTTCAATTGGTAGTTCCGCAATCCTGCAAGCCGTCGCATCGAGTGCGACCATGTCTTTACCAGCCAACACACACCCTATGTGAATTGGTGTTCCAGCATGCGGACCGTAACCCTCCATCGGATTGATCATATCAACAATCGTCAAATCGGGCTGAACGACCGATCCAAGGTCCGCGACAGCTCCTGCCAGATTTGTGGTATGCATCACCACGTGGTGTTTGTCTTGAACCACTCCCTTAAGGTTTTTAAGGGCGCAACTAAAGACCATTGAAGTATGCGATTTAAAAATCGGTAGATTGATAAAATAATGGCCCTCATTTAAAAGAAAGTCAGGCAAGTCCACATGGGTAATGCTACATGTCGGATTATCCACAGCTTGAGTCACTAGGTTTTTATAGCTCTTAATGTCAATCAGCTGATCAACGCCTTCTTCTCGTGCAACTTTGGCAATGCCGCTTGATTCCAGGCAATCAATGGTTTTACATCCGACAGCGGACGCCTCTGCGATGATGATTGATTTAGGATTCGTCTTTTTCACTTCTTGAATGACTGCACGTAGAAACTCAGGGCTTGTATTGATCGCGGTTTCTGGGCCACCTTCATGTCCGGCATTTGGCTTTAAGACAATGGTCATGCCGCTTGGAATACATTTTTCCACACCGCCTAAAAGGTCAAGCGCCGTCTTAACCATTTCCTGTGCGGTTGTCGCTTTAGCAATTGCTACTTGAGACTTCATAATACCCTCCCATAAGTTTAATTTCGGAACACATGTAACATAAAATCAATATATGGTATACTATTTCTAAAGTCAATCTTATAGCCATAAACGGAACACAAGGAGATACTATGTACCACATTTCAAACGACAAACGCTCAAAAAATTCAGCCAAGTTTCTCTATGAAGCTCTTCTTGTCTTAATAAAAGAAAAAAGCCTGACACACATCACGGTTTCAGATGTGGTCAAGCAGGCTGGTATCGGTAGAACCTCCTTTTACAGGTGTTTTGATTCCATCGAGGACATTCTACAGTATCACTGTGACAAAAGCTTCGAAAAATGTGGTGACTATATGCATCATATGGTAGTTGTCGAAAAGAGATATGCCCCCGAAGAAACCTTCATCAAACCTTTTTTGGAGTTTTGGAGTAGCCGCTTTGCGATTATCGAAACCCTTATAGCAGTCGATCGCACAGACATCATCAGCAAGGGTTTTAAACATATGATTTCAGAACTAAAAGCCCTTTATCCCAAAGTCGACATTCCTTATTTTGACTATTTTGTCGAAGTCCGAACCGCCATCGCCGTCGCCCTGCTTATCCAATGGATCAAAGACAACAGAAGGATTTCACCTTCGCAGATTGTAGAAGTCTTTAAGGATCAGATTCTGCTTGATCAGTTACTTTATGATGTTGCTGTTGGGAGTGATAGGTAGTATATGCATTAATTATCTGAGTTTCAAGTTATTTACTAAAACTCGCTTTCCATTTGTATGTTCCTCAAACTATTTTACCGCATTCATCCTCAACCCAAATATGAGCGGGGATTTCTTCTGCAAAATCATACCCTAGTGATTCAGCCAATCTTCTTGAGCCTTCTTTACATGCCCACGAACACCAATTGGGTTCGATATCATCCTTTAGCAACTCATTAATCAATGAAAACGCAGCCTCTTTTGCGTATCCCAAACCACGATACTCTTCTTCAGTGGCAACATCAATCTCAGCATGCCCGTTACCTAACATGAATCCAGAACAAAAGCTTACACAAGTTTGTTCTACAAAAACCCTGCAGATAGGATATTCGATACTTGACCCATTCTCTTTCTCTAAGGCGATCTTCTTCTCAGTATTCAAACTTTCGCTTCTATTTTCATACCTTTCATAAAACTTTTTCCTATCCAACTTATACAAAACCCGCTCATCCCTTATGCCATTGTGTCTCTTAAACACTTCATCCAACACGCCATTCCAGCTTTGACTTGGGCTAAACACGATTGCTTCTTTTTCTTTAGAAGTATAAAGGTACTGCTTGAATATCATATCGTCGACAAGATCGACTACATTTTGAGCACTCGAATCGCCTGCAATGAAATGAAAGGCAAATTGAGTAAACAGAACTGCAATTTTTGGATCTACTTCATCGTCAACGTATAGGCTACCATCATATTGTCCTTCTAATGATGAATAGATAACCGGTATGTTATGAGTGAACTCTTCAAACATATGAAAATACTTTTTCTTTTCCTCTTCTTTTACTTTAATCATTGTGAACACCTTCCCCTAGCAATACCGCCATCTTAGATTCTTCCATATTTGCAATTTAAAAGCTGATTGCACTAGTATAACATATAAAGTAATTAAAGTTGCTTCAAGTCGTTAGCCGTAATCTCTAATTTATAAGAATATCTACTCATGATGTACACCTTGATTTAATTCTACTAAAAAGACCCAATAAAGAGGCACTTTTTATAAGTGTCTACTCTATTGGGTCCATTTTAAATCTAAATGAAACCTTTTTTACTTAATACTATTTCTTTTTAGAATTTCCTTTGCCTTTGTTCTTAGCTGCCATTGATTTTTCAATGATTTCGTAAGAAAATTCAACTGGAGTAGTCACTCTTTCAGGAGCAGCGTACCATACGATCATGTATGTGTTACCCGCTTCACCAAAACCTTTAAGCATCATCGCTTCAGCTTCAGAGATATTCGTTGGGTCAAAGCTAAGTACAGTGTATTCAGATTTTTCATTGCCTTTGCCAAGTGCTTTTTTCTCGTTGATAAAAGTTACTTGGTACTTTACTTCTATTTTATTGAGATCTAGAAGCGTTATGAAACCATCAGTAGAATCACTAGTGTTCATGTAGCCGATTTCTGGAATTTCGATGTTATCGATAAACCAACCAGTGTCATTGTATGCACCATCAGTCATGTAATGGAAGTTGATGTATACTTTTGACCCTGCATATGGAGTCAAGTCAAATTCCTCTACTGTCCAATCATCATAATAGCCAGAGAAACCTTCACCGTCAGCTAGTTTTTCCTTGATAGGCAAAGCACCATCAGGATCAATTGCGTTAGTCGTATTATCGTTAGTTAGTGTAGTCCAGTTCAGGCCATCTGTAGAAATTTCAACAAAACCGAAGTCCCATTCTATTTCAATATCGATGAAGTTATCAAACTTAAGTGTTGCAGTGTCAAGACCTGTTAAGTCAGCTTCGAAAACTAAAGTGTTTGACTTATCATCACCTTCGTTCCCCCAGAATACATTGTTGTCTGAACCAAGAGGATCAGCTACAACTTGCCATGGAGTAGGTGGAATCGGTAAGAAATCAATACCATCCATAACGATGTTATCCACCTTGTTGAACTGATTAATTACTTTGTAGTCAGCCCCCCATGCTGGAACGCCATCTTTATCAGCTTCAAGAGCAGCTTCCATGTTAACTCTTACATCGATTGTTTCAAAGCCATAAATACCTGACTCTTCGTAGTCAACTGCTACAGCAACTGAGAATCTTCTGAACAATTCTTCAAAGTCAATACCAGTGCCAAACTCATCTAGGACATGGTTAATTGCTGCAATTCCTTGGTATTCACCGTCAGTAGCAAGAGCTTTAACAAACTCAGTGCCATATTGCTCATACATATAAAGTGTCAATAGGTAAGCTTGACCATAGTCCGAAAGAGTTTCAGGCTTTAATCCAGCATTCTTATACTCATCCCAAGTTACTAGTGAGTTTTCTGGGTGGTCTAAGAAGTAATTGACATGACCCATTGGGTGATTACCTAAGCATAGGTATTCAGCGAAGTCAGACATACCTTCATTGATGAAAGTTTCTTCCGAACCATCGTTATCCCTATGAATCAGATGTTGGAACTCATGCGCGACAGTACCTTGGATATCTTCAAGGTCTCTATCCCAACGAGCAGAGTCGATTGTAATAATGTTTCTATCCATTAATTGCTCAAGTGTTCCCCAGAAGAAACCGGCAACGTAGAATGGATAATTCTTATCGAAATAATTCTCGTCTTTTACATTGTCAACAAGCAGGATGATTTTGTCATTTCCATCTTCTGAAGTATAATAGTCTCCCGGTACGTCACCCCAATAGGATAAAACTGCATTACTGCCCATGTGACTATCAGGCGTACCAAAGAATTCAGTGTCCTTTGGATAAATTGTACTTTCAAAGGAATCTCTCATTTCATCAACTTGCTCTTGAGTAATAACATGAGCAGGTCTTTCATCACCTTCAGCAAATCCTAAGTCGTTAGCAACCCATATTTCAATATGGTCGCCTATGCTTCTCAAAGTGAACGTTTTGAAATCAGCAAGATAGGTAGTAAAGTCAAAATCTACAGCAAATAATTTTGAACCAAAGTTTTCTGTAAACTCACCATCTGCTTCTTCTTCAGCAACCGGTTCCTCATCGAAGTTAATGTTCGCAGCAGCTGCTCTAAGTTGCTCTTCAATTTTCTTG encodes:
- a CDS encoding ATP-binding protein, with amino-acid sequence MPKLIKLKTAVLIPLMFIMLATLLTLVITWKSDYDFLAEEQGTRIVQLLKENTDERLKAFMIEPHQMNEVVGLRIKDAIQMENDDYERIQSVYLEFYEKMYDKFPQVSVISFGDERKNYIGVRVNEDMTKSLMLKDIRTDYMLDIYAGETMDTELLASYEGYDPTIRPWYTPAVETKELTWSQIYINADEKAETTISSINPILSDKGELIGVAEFDIKLTGITSFLKEDKTKGTGVIYIVNDKGQIISQSSESPFLMIDLEAQTADAIDAKQSEDPLIKKSAGYLSNDAVVSGSINRVRLDGDYYYMMTSEIAPEIGLDWRINIAVPESDIMGTVQNRQLVTLLVVSAFILLLVFIGMWFLSLVTAPILKGADAALKMSEGNWDIELESGRIPLYETYELVDAFNNMASHLKKSFENLEISEEKYRMLIENSEDMIYSLDKNGNFVAVNKKFKTVSALKSDQIVGKHFSDLFSTQTNIEDATSAFEKVVATNQLVTYVMKFATQSNITRILNVTLIPLCDDDNEIRLIIGTNNDITDLVNAQTELSELHLNERLRLEKAIEEKTLALEETMKELMDREKMASLGSLVSGISHEINTPLGVAITATSFMGYTNDSTMESLTSGKLTKQSFNRYIETMQESVQIIETNLSRASDLVNSFKEIAISQTNEDAVEFNLGEFIHAVILSLKHEYSRTDHEFDIRCESNVILKSYPGAYSQILTNLIMNTLKHGFTSEMKGIIKIEVQTDNDMLELIYSDNGKGISESNLKRIFDPFFTTNRQQGGSGLGLNVVYNIVTGKLNGKIKCESEIAKGTTFTIEIPSSL
- a CDS encoding HD-GYP domain-containing protein, encoding MSTRAKDLIYSFIQSIDLFNFLLKNHHRRVAIISWHIGRKMKLSTEQLNRVVLAASLHDIGALKISERDKLIQIDIENPHPHARLGSYMLESFDPFKPLARIIFYHHWAYSDDGRFHKEIGPVPIEAYVLHLADRVDIAIDQSKPVLLQTMKVREEITKRSKDLFHPEVYKAFMEASKPDRFWLDIDNTSMREVLEKLDPELLSFEMNTSVLSQLAFTISKIIDCRSEFTSAHSYGVSQVAFKIAQLSGKDESTCEKIQIAGLLHDIGKIGISTEILEKEGPLTTEEQKHIQEHAYYTNKILFMPKELNEIAEWASHHHENHQGKGYPDNYTKGEITIEMDILSYADVFTALAERRPYRKGLSLDKIIEVLRREFVYKHGCTVFDLIVEHQDEIYNTCISALKTGHERYDKYVKLADKFEDESR
- a CDS encoding stalk domain-containing protein — its product is MKKAVGLILCVVLVFGNLAFADSGMSKPVEKKTETIVVDGVTKTVTVVWADLTDKSVRINSVAAKDKIGQTAPLKEIVDSVNSEQETALAGINGTFFSAYTDMQAEGTILSDGVVEHISNKGSMFTVDGSNHADVIDGRMFIEGSTQDQWLWPFNWYAWNINHYYGSADTVMLFDKDYDGPKPTHDFTAVKVEKGIVTVISVGAFDIPSEGFLVLTKNQNVLDVFKLGYTADYRIRYENSDKELLNSYFETVRTGVGAGPILVKDGVIIADAKSEGFTETKITENKAGRSIIGVRQDGVVGMAVLSNVTVLEAAEIAKALGMVDAINLDGGGSSALYASGSYVAGPGRNISNAVVVSQLKQPLITIMLNDAPLFFDAEPFVEKSVNRTVVPLRGIAEALGAQVGWDPATSSITLTRYGTVIKMKMGSNELDVNGEITIMDMPVTKRLGRSFVPVRVITDLFGGEVGWDATTKTVSLKIELVEDVLASANSDFNSKNYTAAKQTYEKVLDLDSNQITAIKNLAYIHNVVDKNYARAIGYYEKARTFDKNDSATLGGLAWTYYSNTDYTKAIEAFTSLNELTPDAATGYYGIALCYSSYSVQNVEQAKVYFELALEKGLNDEQTKNAQNYISSH
- a CDS encoding DUF362 domain-containing protein — protein: MKSQVAIAKATTAQEMVKTALDLLGGVEKCIPSGMTIVLKPNAGHEGGPETAINTSPEFLRAVIQEVKKTNPKSIIIAEASAVGCKTIDCLESSGIAKVAREEGVDQLIDIKSYKNLVTQAVDNPTCSITHVDLPDFLLNEGHYFINLPIFKSHTSMVFSCALKNLKGVVQDKHHVVMHTTNLAGAVADLGSVVQPDLTIVDMINPMEGYGPHAGTPIHIGCVLAGKDMVALDATACRIAELPIEKIDYFGAVAKRGLGVYKEEEIEILGTPIKDVKKKLWMPYLEGFEAFPEYDVHVGMACSTCQGLTSFNLVRMKSLGYYEKCAGTQVIVGSYKGRKIPEGVDLDQPVHLMGRCAMGLKATIEAEGGTAYATPGCPPVEPLLSWNIMDGKENTIGNLYGEKNPIKRLGVALKLVLARLRMKKETKPFMNWLKNQER
- a CDS encoding TetR/AcrR family transcriptional regulator, translating into MYHISNDKRSKNSAKFLYEALLVLIKEKSLTHITVSDVVKQAGIGRTSFYRCFDSIEDILQYHCDKSFEKCGDYMHHMVVVEKRYAPEETFIKPFLEFWSSRFAIIETLIAVDRTDIISKGFKHMISELKALYPKVDIPYFDYFVEVRTAIAVALLIQWIKDNRRISPSQIVEVFKDQILLDQLLYDVAVGSDR
- a CDS encoding GNAT family N-acetyltransferase — its product is MIKVKEEEKKKYFHMFEEFTHNIPVIYSSLEGQYDGSLYVDDEVDPKIAVLFTQFAFHFIAGDSSAQNVVDLVDDMIFKQYLYTSKEKEAIVFSPSQSWNGVLDEVFKRHNGIRDERVLYKLDRKKFYERYENRSESLNTEKKIALEKENGSSIEYPICRVFVEQTCVSFCSGFMLGNGHAEIDVATEEEYRGLGYAKEAAFSLINELLKDDIEPNWCSWACKEGSRRLAESLGYDFAEEIPAHIWVEDECGKIV
- a CDS encoding immune inhibitor A domain-containing protein codes for the protein MFKMSKKVLVVTLAIMMIFNMSFVSAMGNDKQMSMEEFAARYGNTIDLTGKLETLSKDEAFIKKIEEQLRAAAANINFDEEPVAEEEADGEFTENFGSKLFAVDFDFTTYLADFKTFTLRSIGDHIEIWVANDLGFAEGDERPAHVITQEQVDEMRDSFESTIYPKDTEFFGTPDSHMGSNAVLSYWGDVPGDYYTSEDGNDKIILLVDNVKDENYFDKNYPFYVAGFFWGTLEQLMDRNIITIDSARWDRDLEDIQGTVAHEFQHLIHRDNDGSEETFINEGMSDFAEYLCLGNHPMGHVNYFLDHPENSLVTWDEYKNAGLKPETLSDYGQAYLLTLYMYEQYGTEFVKALATDGEYQGIAAINHVLDEFGTGIDFEELFRRFSVAVAVDYEESGIYGFETIDVRVNMEAALEADKDGVPAWGADYKVINQFNKVDNIVMDGIDFLPIPPTPWQVVADPLGSDNNVFWGNEGDDKSNTLVFEADLTGLDTATLKFDNFIDIEIEWDFGFVEISTDGLNWTTLTNDNTTNAIDPDGALPIKEKLADGEGFSGYYDDWTVEEFDLTPYAGSKVYINFHYMTDGAYNDTGWFIDNIEIPEIGYMNTSDSTDGFITLLDLNKIEVKYQVTFINEKKALGKGNEKSEYTVLSFDPTNISEAEAMMLKGFGEAGNTYMIVWYAAPERVTTPVEFSYEIIEKSMAAKNKGKGNSKKK